In the Hyalangium ruber genome, one interval contains:
- a CDS encoding sigma-70 family RNA polymerase sigma factor, with translation MAPSDPPATRASDPADDRALLQQVALGDSEAMRALYARCSGRAWAVVLRILASRADAEEVLQETFLEVWRRAREFDPGRGGLETWVMTIARTRAIDRRRSLGTVARVVEDVASQPPPVSATPPDPSEVASREQERTRVATALRALPTEQRVVVELAYFEGLSQREISERTGDPLGTVKTRARLALEKLAALLQE, from the coding sequence ATGGCGCCTTCCGATCCCCCCGCTACACGAGCGAGCGACCCAGCGGATGACCGGGCACTCCTCCAGCAGGTCGCCCTCGGCGACAGCGAGGCGATGCGAGCGCTGTACGCGCGCTGCTCCGGGCGGGCCTGGGCGGTGGTTCTGCGCATCCTCGCCTCGCGCGCCGACGCGGAAGAGGTGCTGCAGGAGACGTTCCTCGAGGTGTGGCGTCGCGCCCGGGAGTTCGATCCGGGGCGCGGTGGGCTGGAGACGTGGGTGATGACGATTGCCCGCACGCGGGCGATCGACCGTCGGCGGAGCCTGGGCACGGTTGCCCGCGTGGTCGAGGACGTGGCGTCCCAGCCTCCGCCTGTCAGCGCGACGCCCCCGGACCCCTCCGAGGTGGCCTCTCGGGAGCAGGAGCGGACGCGGGTCGCGACCGCCTTGCGAGCGCTTCCCACCGAGCAGCGCGTGGTGGTGGAGCTGGCCTACTTCGAGGGCCTGTCCCAGCGGGAGATCTCCGAACGCACGGGAGATCCGCTGGGCACGGTGAAGACGCGGGCCCGGCTCGCGCTGGAGAAGCTCGCCGCGCTGCTTCAGGAGTAG
- a CDS encoding phosphate ABC transporter substrate-binding protein — protein sequence MKTTLRALLASLVALGLLSACSRSERASEPQAQSGTPVTVKGSDTMVQLGQRWAEDFMKQTPGATIQVTGGGSGTGIAALLNGTTHIAMSSRAIKEAESQQLQTRHKTAAREIVVAKDGVTFYVPETNPLTALTLEQLKGIYLGDITHWKDVGGPDETIVVYSRENSSGTYAFVKEHLLGGQDFTPRALTLPGTAAVVNAVSKEKNGIGYGGAAYAKGIKELKIKIGAEEIAPSQENIQSGKYPLSRDLFFYVRGEPTEAVKQFIDFALSPEGQRIVTQVGYFPVK from the coding sequence ATGAAGACGACGCTCCGCGCGCTCCTCGCCTCGCTGGTGGCACTCGGGCTGCTGTCGGCATGTAGCCGCTCCGAGCGCGCCTCCGAGCCCCAGGCCCAGAGTGGCACCCCCGTCACGGTGAAGGGCTCCGACACGATGGTGCAGTTGGGCCAGCGCTGGGCGGAGGACTTCATGAAGCAGACCCCGGGAGCGACCATCCAGGTGACGGGGGGCGGCTCCGGCACAGGCATCGCCGCACTCCTCAACGGCACCACGCACATCGCGATGTCCAGCCGCGCCATCAAGGAGGCGGAGTCGCAGCAACTCCAGACCCGCCACAAGACGGCGGCCCGAGAGATCGTGGTGGCGAAGGACGGAGTGACCTTCTACGTCCCCGAGACCAACCCACTCACCGCGCTCACCCTGGAGCAGCTCAAGGGCATCTACCTGGGCGACATCACCCACTGGAAGGACGTGGGCGGACCGGACGAGACGATCGTCGTCTATTCGCGCGAGAACTCTTCCGGCACCTACGCCTTCGTGAAGGAGCACCTGCTCGGAGGGCAAGACTTCACGCCCCGGGCGCTGACACTGCCGGGCACGGCGGCGGTGGTGAACGCGGTGTCCAAGGAGAAGAACGGCATCGGCTACGGCGGCGCCGCCTACGCCAAGGGCATCAAGGAGCTGAAGATCAAGATCGGCGCCGAGGAGATCGCCCCCTCGCAGGAGAACATCCAGAGCGGAAAATACCCGCTCTCACGCGATCTGTTCTTCTACGTGCGCGGGGAGCCGACCGAGGCCGTGAAGCAGTTCATCGACTTCGCGCTCTCTCCCGAGGGCCAGCGGATCGTCACGCAGGTGGGCTACTTCCCGGTGAAGTAG
- a CDS encoding serine/threonine-protein kinase: MYRRTLGLLATTAILAGAGFATFKLDARGQKMARARAAQVSGTALAGARENLSARLREVEARAVAGASLNPVRALVAERVDDATLLDAFGTEAWWQAFREEFTVHALVEGSHRFDFTPDGVARPADLSALLSAAETRPLASSLLLAGGVPHLAAASAVDVPVVGQPGRALLVLARPLAAPELEAIARQARASLLLVDAQGQPLSRAGVAPLEAVPSLDAPLTGPRGEWALARAEVAPGLFLWARADTHVEAAQARGAARAIMVPVWLTALLASGVALWLGLRPQRDKATAEMLARRTQELAAVKAELELARVSLTGMPAIKDSMLPVAPRTRTEPSLSAPVPFGRYELLRQLGEGGMARVYLALARGTGGFERLFVIKRLHEPLARQSDAVKQFMDEARLGASLVHSNIVPVYDFGQVEGEYYMASEYILGRDLDAVLRRAFERDGYPLEPATVFFVAQEVLKAIGYAHTRTDSQGRPLGIVHRDVSPMNILASARGEVKLLDFGIAKSTERSTRTQAGLVKGNVNFISPEQARGLEVDGRADLFSLGLTLYWCLTGELLYDGNNDFDRLLCAAEGPSEAHWERIARLPQPAASILYRALQPHPADRFQSAEEFALALPPVSSEDVAGLGRTMLRLFGEELRAEAAYRKALSTVSGATASPLGQIHTG; encoded by the coding sequence GTGTACCGACGCACTCTGGGACTCCTCGCGACCACCGCCATCCTGGCGGGGGCTGGCTTCGCCACGTTCAAACTCGATGCGCGCGGACAGAAGATGGCCCGCGCGCGCGCAGCTCAGGTCTCGGGTACGGCCCTGGCCGGAGCCCGGGAGAACCTCAGCGCCCGGCTGCGCGAGGTGGAGGCCCGGGCCGTGGCGGGTGCCTCCCTCAACCCCGTGCGCGCCCTCGTCGCCGAGCGCGTCGACGACGCGACGCTGCTGGATGCTTTTGGCACCGAGGCCTGGTGGCAGGCCTTCCGGGAGGAGTTCACCGTCCACGCTCTCGTGGAGGGCTCCCATCGCTTCGACTTCACCCCGGACGGCGTGGCCCGTCCGGCGGATCTCTCTGCCCTGCTGAGCGCCGCGGAGACACGCCCCCTGGCCTCGAGCCTGCTGCTCGCCGGAGGCGTGCCGCACCTGGCCGCCGCCTCGGCGGTGGATGTCCCTGTCGTGGGACAGCCTGGCCGCGCCCTGCTGGTGCTCGCCCGTCCGCTGGCGGCTCCGGAGCTCGAGGCGATCGCCAGGCAGGCCCGCGCCTCGCTGCTGCTCGTGGATGCGCAGGGCCAGCCCCTCTCGCGCGCCGGTGTCGCGCCCCTGGAGGCCGTGCCCTCGCTGGACGCGCCGCTCACCGGGCCTCGGGGCGAGTGGGCCCTGGCGCGGGCGGAGGTGGCTCCCGGCTTGTTCCTCTGGGCCCGGGCGGACACGCATGTGGAAGCGGCGCAGGCGCGCGGCGCGGCGCGGGCGATCATGGTGCCCGTGTGGCTCACCGCCCTGCTGGCCTCGGGCGTCGCCCTCTGGCTCGGCCTGCGCCCCCAGCGCGACAAGGCCACCGCGGAGATGCTCGCCCGGCGGACCCAGGAGCTCGCCGCCGTGAAGGCCGAGCTCGAGCTGGCCCGGGTGTCGCTCACGGGCATGCCGGCCATCAAGGACTCCATGCTCCCGGTGGCGCCACGCACGCGCACCGAGCCCTCCCTGTCGGCGCCGGTCCCCTTCGGCCGCTATGAGCTGCTGCGGCAACTCGGCGAGGGCGGCATGGCGCGGGTGTACCTTGCGCTCGCGCGGGGCACGGGCGGCTTCGAGCGCCTGTTCGTCATCAAGCGCCTGCACGAGCCGCTGGCGCGCCAGTCCGACGCGGTGAAGCAGTTCATGGACGAGGCCCGGCTGGGCGCCAGCCTCGTCCACTCCAACATCGTGCCCGTCTATGACTTCGGCCAGGTCGAGGGCGAGTACTACATGGCCTCGGAGTACATCCTCGGCAGGGATCTCGACGCGGTGCTGCGCCGTGCCTTCGAGCGGGACGGCTACCCGCTGGAGCCCGCCACCGTGTTCTTCGTGGCGCAAGAGGTGCTCAAGGCGATCGGGTACGCGCACACGCGCACGGACTCGCAGGGCCGGCCGCTGGGCATCGTCCACCGGGACGTGTCGCCGATGAACATCCTGGCCTCCGCGCGTGGCGAGGTGAAGCTGCTGGACTTCGGCATCGCCAAGAGCACCGAGCGCTCCACGCGCACCCAGGCGGGCCTGGTGAAGGGCAACGTGAACTTCATCTCCCCGGAGCAGGCGCGCGGGCTCGAGGTGGATGGGCGCGCGGACCTCTTCTCGCTGGGCCTCACACTCTACTGGTGCCTCACCGGGGAGCTGCTCTACGACGGGAACAACGACTTCGACCGGCTCCTCTGCGCCGCCGAGGGCCCGAGCGAGGCGCATTGGGAGCGCATCGCCCGGCTGCCCCAGCCCGCCGCCTCCATCCTCTACCGCGCGCTGCAGCCGCACCCCGCCGATCGCTTCCAGTCCGCCGAGGAGTTCGCCCTGGCGCTGCCTCCGGTGAGCTCCGAGGACGTGGCGGGCCTGGGCCGAACCATGTTGCGCCTGTTCGGCGAGGAGCTTCGCGCCGAGGCGGCTTACCGCAAGGCCCTGTCCACCGTGTCGGGCGCGACGGCCTCTCCGCTCGGACAGATCCACACAGGCTGA
- a CDS encoding vWA domain-containing protein, which translates to MKTLFTLSRPVLPVGTSSKVDVLVSFRAESAGAARRGLNLSLVIDRSGSMAGPPLKHALQASRNLVERMGPEDWISIVGYDDSPTTFLSPQRVQDRAAIEKALSKVSAAGCTNLTGGWKQGLDHVKTQQSKERINRVLLLTDGQANVGVTDPAQILARVKEGAGSGITTTTLGFGSNFNEDLLIGMAGAGEGHFYFIQSPDDAVGVFGIEMEGLSSVAAQNLVVTIQPAPTVKVSSVLNRYRFEARGAQVEVGLGDVSTTEDRQLAMELSVDAGAAPGNVPLLTVAYKYQALVDGALKEFSGELPVTVTLGSEEEASALSADKNVLAQTNRLRIAQVKEQAITLADQGDFKGASQQLRNTIATLSANIDKSSFEILEEVDQLEHYAKRLEARKYDSVIRKELRDQSYQAGTRNRNDLALRGTAGGSADELESVSSAEGGIIVKCEREGGKLRVRAVSEGYDASFNIQFPRSAREEGVTYVVEKLVPSADGTFYRAQGTIKRLVQPGQERGARASGGSAAKKSGKASKVTGSAQDLPTTNAVGAGVLVQCVKEGSKLRARVVSDGFNPNLNMRFPRDIREENVLYVVDEVITVAGGGSYIACGDIKRLVQ; encoded by the coding sequence ATGAAAACCCTGTTTACGTTGAGCCGTCCGGTGCTCCCCGTGGGCACTTCGTCCAAGGTCGATGTTCTCGTGTCCTTTCGCGCGGAGTCCGCGGGCGCCGCACGGCGAGGCTTGAACCTGAGCCTCGTCATCGATCGCTCGGGCTCGATGGCGGGCCCGCCGCTGAAGCACGCGCTGCAGGCCTCGCGCAACCTCGTCGAGCGGATGGGGCCCGAGGACTGGATCTCGATCGTCGGGTACGACGACTCGCCCACCACGTTCCTTTCTCCTCAGCGCGTGCAGGATCGCGCGGCCATCGAGAAGGCGCTGTCGAAGGTGAGCGCCGCGGGCTGCACCAACCTCACTGGCGGCTGGAAGCAGGGCCTCGACCATGTGAAGACCCAGCAGAGCAAGGAGCGGATCAACCGCGTGCTGCTGCTGACCGACGGGCAGGCGAACGTCGGCGTCACGGATCCGGCGCAGATCCTCGCCCGGGTGAAGGAGGGCGCGGGCAGCGGCATCACCACCACCACGCTGGGCTTTGGCAGCAACTTCAACGAGGACCTGCTCATCGGCATGGCGGGAGCGGGAGAGGGGCACTTCTACTTCATCCAGTCGCCGGATGACGCCGTGGGCGTGTTCGGCATCGAGATGGAGGGCCTGTCCTCGGTGGCCGCGCAGAACCTGGTGGTGACGATCCAGCCGGCGCCCACGGTGAAGGTGTCCAGCGTGCTCAACCGCTACCGCTTCGAGGCGCGCGGCGCGCAGGTCGAGGTCGGGCTGGGCGATGTGTCCACGACCGAGGATCGGCAGCTCGCCATGGAGCTCTCCGTGGACGCGGGCGCCGCCCCGGGCAACGTGCCGCTGCTCACGGTGGCCTACAAGTACCAGGCGCTCGTGGACGGTGCCCTGAAGGAGTTCTCCGGCGAGCTGCCCGTCACGGTGACGCTGGGCTCGGAGGAGGAGGCCAGCGCCCTGTCCGCGGACAAGAACGTGCTGGCGCAGACGAACCGGCTGCGCATCGCCCAGGTGAAGGAGCAGGCCATCACCCTGGCGGACCAGGGCGACTTCAAGGGCGCCTCGCAGCAGCTGCGCAACACCATCGCGACGCTGTCGGCGAACATCGACAAGAGCAGCTTCGAGATCCTCGAGGAGGTGGACCAGCTCGAGCACTACGCCAAGCGGCTGGAGGCCCGGAAGTACGACTCCGTCATCCGCAAGGAGCTGAGGGATCAGTCCTACCAGGCCGGCACGCGCAACCGGAATGATCTGGCGCTGCGTGGCACGGCGGGCGGCTCGGCCGATGAGCTGGAGTCGGTGTCCAGTGCCGAGGGCGGCATCATCGTGAAGTGCGAGCGTGAGGGCGGCAAGCTGCGCGTGCGCGCCGTCTCCGAGGGCTACGACGCCTCCTTCAACATCCAGTTCCCGCGCAGCGCCCGCGAGGAGGGTGTCACGTACGTGGTGGAGAAGCTGGTGCCGTCCGCCGATGGGACGTTCTACCGCGCCCAGGGCACCATCAAGCGGCTGGTGCAGCCGGGCCAGGAGCGCGGCGCCCGCGCCTCGGGTGGCTCGGCGGCGAAGAAGAGCGGCAAGGCCTCCAAGGTCACGGGCTCCGCGCAGGATCTGCCCACCACCAACGCGGTGGGCGCCGGCGTGCTCGTCCAGTGCGTGAAGGAGGGCAGCAAGCTGCGCGCCCGTGTCGTCTCCGACGGCTTCAATCCGAACCTCAACATGCGCTTCCCGCGCGACATCCGCGAGGAGAACGTCCTCTACGTCGTCGACGAGGTCATCACCGTGGCCGGCGGCGGCTCGTACATCGCCTGCGGCGACATCAAGCGGCTGGTGCAGTGA
- a CDS encoding pyridoxal phosphate-dependent aminotransferase, which yields MRPSRMMRVVGFNVDRVVSDATTDPEVLRLDNFGTDLPPPPEAIAATREAVGTSDANSYVPFTGNAGLRQAVAARLKRQCNLSYDPDRQIVITAGGTQGLISALLAIIEPGDEVLLTDPTYAGMIHRVTFAGGVPMFVPMKVVDRRWRLDLDMLRAMVTSRTRAMVLSNPNMPSGHVLSEAEWLAIRELCVTRNLWLLYDAALEGVLYDGLQLRHPATLTGMPERTLIVGSVSKEYRMIGWRIGWIAGPPKVMADVFYTHSYLVIAPPGIAQKGAEVALRAEDGGVSAAISEWQQRRDLMIEQLEGLPLVIPEGGWSMLVDAHALGYSATDAASILMSQAKVAATPMTNWGSSVAERYIRLVFSYEPQERLKQLRERLRRTSLLP from the coding sequence ATGCGTCCGTCGCGAATGATGCGGGTGGTGGGGTTCAACGTCGACCGAGTGGTATCGGATGCCACTACGGATCCCGAGGTCCTCCGCCTCGACAATTTCGGAACGGATCTGCCGCCTCCTCCCGAGGCGATCGCCGCCACGCGGGAGGCGGTGGGGACCAGTGACGCGAACAGCTATGTCCCGTTCACGGGCAACGCGGGCCTGCGCCAGGCGGTGGCGGCGCGGCTCAAGCGCCAGTGCAACCTCTCCTATGATCCGGACCGGCAGATCGTCATCACCGCCGGCGGCACCCAGGGGTTGATCTCGGCGCTGCTGGCGATCATCGAGCCGGGCGACGAGGTGCTGCTCACGGATCCGACGTACGCGGGAATGATTCACCGTGTCACGTTCGCCGGCGGCGTGCCGATGTTCGTGCCGATGAAGGTGGTGGACCGTCGCTGGCGGCTGGACCTGGACATGCTGCGGGCGATGGTGACGAGCCGCACGCGCGCCATGGTGCTGTCCAACCCGAACATGCCCTCGGGACACGTGCTGTCGGAGGCCGAGTGGCTGGCCATCCGCGAGCTGTGCGTCACGCGCAACCTGTGGCTGCTCTATGACGCCGCGCTGGAGGGCGTGCTCTATGACGGGCTGCAGCTGCGCCACCCGGCGACGCTGACGGGCATGCCGGAGCGCACGCTGATCGTCGGCTCGGTCTCCAAGGAGTACCGGATGATCGGCTGGCGCATCGGCTGGATCGCCGGCCCACCCAAGGTGATGGCGGACGTCTTCTACACGCACAGCTACCTGGTGATTGCCCCGCCGGGCATCGCCCAGAAGGGCGCCGAGGTAGCGCTGCGGGCCGAGGACGGCGGCGTCTCGGCGGCGATCTCCGAGTGGCAGCAGCGGCGCGATCTGATGATCGAGCAGCTCGAGGGGCTACCGCTGGTCATCCCCGAGGGCGGCTGGAGCATGCTGGTGGACGCGCACGCCCTGGGTTACAGCGCCACGGACGCGGCCTCGATCCTGATGAGCCAGGCGAAGGTGGCGGCCACGCCGATGACGAACTGGGGCTCTTCGGTGGCCGAGCGCTACATCCGCCTCGTGTTCAGCTACGAACCCCAGGAGCGGCTCAAGCAACTGCGCGAGCGGCTGCGCCGTACCTCGCTGTTGCCCTGA